A window from Trueperaceae bacterium encodes these proteins:
- a CDS encoding DUF3352 domain-containing protein, whose translation MERKPPTPLRRPHGALGRLTLALALAAALGLAAAQSLAPLLPSDTLVAFGVQGLKQHEAKLQPIIDEWERLDLTNLLERAGGEGADDELPAELKGLTLFDVLGDEFWIAASASSFSPLPAVVLVARVSDRASALFTKALADEQADATVESLTEGNIPFEVYTSDDDDLTLAVARDGDFVALTTNPDTMRGVLRRYQGAAEPNFTDSPAYAATLAGLTPAAVSFLIDLPAAAKVAQPLAGGLGFDKSIERVAAMLKTVGVVASVARLTDAGIETLSIQALGDRSLDPGLYDLLTAKGAYPAGVLGFVPDTALGVQAGNLDLGAWWRYLNQLVAGLEELGVGDLDTFLAENIGLDLNQMLFSWMGAGAGTITMSIPSAAAPGMAQGNVLGDAVYLLAVTDEAAAQAGLAQFLTMATSMASSFMDPSGGAGFVQPTTRTSAGVNVTSYDLGEGITFEIAFSGGYLLLATSSTGMDAALAAGADGAAGVSGSLAALQPNVPAAAVSMALSNDQASLRALADTLLSQFGMAAGLAGSEDLDFEAVEAAGAALTQFVNFVADKFGGSYSYQVVDGGVVRGYGLSQVSW comes from the coding sequence ATGGAACGCAAGCCCCCAACCCCCCTACGTCGCCCCCACGGGGCCCTCGGTCGCCTGACCCTGGCCCTCGCGCTCGCCGCCGCGCTCGGTCTCGCGGCCGCGCAGTCGCTGGCGCCCCTGCTCCCGTCCGACACCCTCGTGGCGTTCGGGGTGCAAGGTCTGAAGCAGCACGAGGCCAAGCTGCAACCCATCATCGACGAGTGGGAGCGCCTCGACCTCACCAACCTGCTCGAGCGCGCCGGCGGCGAGGGCGCAGACGACGAGTTGCCCGCCGAGCTCAAGGGGCTGACCCTGTTCGACGTCCTGGGCGACGAGTTCTGGATCGCCGCCTCGGCCTCCAGCTTCAGCCCGCTGCCCGCGGTCGTGCTGGTCGCCCGCGTCTCCGATCGCGCCTCCGCCCTATTCACCAAGGCCCTCGCCGACGAGCAGGCCGACGCCACGGTGGAGAGCCTCACCGAGGGCAACATCCCGTTCGAGGTGTACACCTCGGACGACGACGACCTGACGTTGGCCGTCGCGCGCGACGGCGACTTCGTGGCCCTCACCACGAACCCCGACACGATGCGCGGCGTGCTGCGCCGCTACCAGGGCGCCGCCGAGCCCAACTTCACCGACTCCCCGGCGTACGCCGCCACCCTCGCCGGCCTGACGCCCGCCGCGGTGTCGTTCCTCATCGACCTGCCGGCCGCCGCCAAGGTGGCGCAGCCGCTTGCCGGCGGTTTGGGCTTCGACAAGAGCATCGAGCGCGTGGCCGCCATGCTCAAGACGGTGGGCGTCGTCGCCAGCGTCGCGCGGCTCACCGACGCGGGCATCGAGACGCTCTCGATCCAGGCGCTGGGCGACCGCTCCCTCGACCCGGGCCTCTACGACCTCCTCACGGCCAAGGGCGCCTACCCCGCCGGCGTGCTCGGGTTCGTGCCCGACACCGCGCTCGGCGTGCAGGCGGGCAACCTCGACCTGGGCGCCTGGTGGCGTTACCTCAACCAGCTCGTCGCCGGCCTCGAGGAGCTCGGCGTCGGCGACCTGGACACCTTCCTGGCGGAGAACATCGGCCTCGACCTCAACCAGATGCTGTTCAGCTGGATGGGCGCGGGCGCCGGCACCATCACCATGTCGATCCCGTCGGCCGCGGCGCCCGGCATGGCGCAGGGCAACGTCCTCGGCGACGCCGTCTACCTGCTGGCCGTCACCGACGAGGCCGCGGCGCAGGCAGGCCTGGCGCAGTTCCTGACCATGGCGACGAGCATGGCATCGTCGTTCATGGACCCGAGCGGTGGCGCCGGCTTCGTGCAGCCCACCACGCGCACCTCGGCGGGCGTCAACGTCACCTCGTACGACCTCGGTGAGGGCATCACCTTCGAGATCGCCTTCTCTGGCGGCTACCTCCTCCTCGCCACCAGCTCGACCGGCATGGACGCCGCGTTGGCGGCCGGCGCCGACGGCGCCGCCGGGGTGTCGGGCAGCCTGGCCGCCCTGCAGCCGAACGTGCCCGCGGCCGCCGTGAGCATGGCGCTGTCCAACGACCAGGCCAGCCTCAGGGCGCTGGCGGACACGCTGTTGTCGCAGTTCGGCATGGCCGCCGGCCTGGCCGGCAGCGAGGACCTCGACTTCGAGGCGGTGGAGGCGGCGGGTGCCGCCCTCACGCAGTTCGTGAACTTCGTGGCCGACAAGTTCGGCGGCTCGTACTCCTACCAGGTCGTCGACGGCGGCGTCGTGCGCGGCTACGGCCTGTCGCAGGTCAGCTGGTAG
- a CDS encoding dephospho-CoA kinase codes for MGETSPPPTLDGRARPLRVGLTGNIGSGKSTVARLLAARGAVVIDADALAREATAAGEVLAAVARALGPELVKDGALDRSATAAKVFADPAARATLNAIVHPWVARRRAELEAAAAARRPMPPVVVHDVPLLFEVGLDATMDVVVVVYAPFDVRAERLARRSGLGREEALARDRAQLPLEEKAARADRVIDNAGDLAALEEQVARLWGELLAAPPTGAPPTTGAP; via the coding sequence ATCGGCGAGACCTCCCCGCCACCTACTCTAGACGGACGCGCCCGCCCGCTGCGTGTCGGCCTCACCGGCAACATAGGCTCCGGCAAGTCCACCGTGGCCCGACTCCTGGCGGCCCGCGGCGCGGTGGTAATCGACGCCGACGCGCTCGCGCGGGAGGCGACCGCGGCCGGCGAGGTGTTGGCGGCGGTGGCGCGAGCGCTGGGGCCGGAACTGGTGAAGGACGGGGCGCTCGACCGCTCCGCCACGGCCGCCAAGGTCTTCGCCGACCCGGCCGCGCGAGCGACCCTGAACGCCATCGTGCACCCGTGGGTGGCCCGGCGCCGGGCCGAGCTGGAGGCGGCCGCCGCCGCGCGCCGGCCCATGCCGCCGGTCGTCGTGCACGACGTCCCGCTCCTGTTCGAGGTGGGGCTGGACGCCACCATGGACGTGGTCGTGGTGGTCTACGCGCCGTTCGACGTGCGCGCCGAGCGCCTGGCGCGCCGCAGCGGCCTCGGGCGGGAGGAGGCGCTCGCCCGCGACCGCGCCCAGCTGCCGCTGGAGGAGAAGGCGGCGCGCGCTGACCGCGTCATCGACAACGCTGGCGACCTCGCCGCCCTGGAAGAACAGGTGGCGCGCCTATGGGGAGAGCTGCTTGCCGCTCCGCCCACGGGCGCGCCACCGACGACCGGCGCCCCCTAG
- a CDS encoding HD domain-containing protein, whose product MSVPESLDTSQFTPWPPGALLVGGAVRDALLGRAARDLDWLVPDPAESAQRHAERVGGSAFLMDEERRHWRLALPGGAVHDFAPFRGAPGDVDADLWRRDLTCNAMALTRGGTLIDPTGGADDLARRRVRMTSAASLGADTVRPLRAVRFAATLVCELDDATKDVVIEQFFAQRTGAATAPAWERVGAELQLLVESRYAPRGFALLKALGGLAIYLPELELGRGVDQGALHHLDVLDHQLEALNQLLAGFPDSGAALRWATLLHDVGKPASLGHTPLGTPTFYGHDKVGAEMVQRALRRLRLPGEVVDRAAALVRYHMLQIPREERAVRRFVHRRRALLPDLLKLMLADREAARGRAASHAGRVSYRSAVSGVLAALEAQPAPAGLLNGDDVMALLALAPGPRVGEALAVVAEARAVGDVHDRAGAEALLVRYAAAQGWTVERGAATRP is encoded by the coding sequence ATGTCCGTGCCAGAGTCGCTCGACACGAGCCAGTTTACGCCGTGGCCACCGGGAGCCCTGCTGGTCGGCGGCGCCGTCCGCGACGCCCTGCTGGGCCGCGCGGCGCGCGACCTCGACTGGCTGGTGCCGGACCCGGCCGAGAGCGCTCAACGCCACGCCGAGAGGGTGGGTGGCTCGGCCTTCCTGATGGACGAGGAGCGCCGCCACTGGCGCCTGGCGCTGCCCGGCGGCGCCGTCCACGACTTCGCGCCGTTCAGGGGCGCCCCGGGCGACGTGGACGCGGACCTGTGGCGACGAGACCTGACCTGCAACGCCATGGCGCTGACGCGAGGGGGCACGCTGATCGACCCGACCGGCGGCGCCGACGACCTGGCGCGGCGCCGCGTGCGCATGACGTCCGCCGCCAGCCTCGGCGCCGACACGGTGCGGCCGCTGCGGGCCGTCAGGTTCGCGGCGACGCTCGTGTGCGAGCTGGACGACGCCACCAAGGACGTCGTGATCGAGCAGTTCTTCGCCCAGCGCACCGGGGCGGCCACCGCGCCGGCGTGGGAGCGGGTCGGCGCCGAGCTCCAGCTCCTCGTCGAGTCGCGTTACGCGCCGCGCGGCTTCGCCCTCCTGAAGGCGCTGGGCGGGCTCGCCATCTACCTGCCGGAGCTCGAGCTGGGGCGCGGCGTCGACCAGGGGGCCCTCCACCACCTCGACGTGCTCGACCACCAGCTCGAGGCGCTCAACCAGCTGTTGGCGGGCTTCCCCGACTCCGGCGCGGCGCTGCGTTGGGCGACGCTGCTGCACGACGTGGGCAAGCCGGCGAGCCTCGGGCACACGCCGCTAGGCACCCCGACCTTCTACGGGCACGACAAGGTGGGCGCGGAGATGGTGCAGCGCGCGCTGCGCCGCCTCAGGCTGCCGGGTGAGGTCGTCGACCGCGCGGCGGCGCTGGTGCGTTACCACATGCTGCAGATCCCCCGCGAGGAGCGGGCGGTCAGGCGCTTCGTGCATAGGCGCCGGGCGTTGCTTCCCGACCTCCTCAAGCTGATGCTCGCCGATAGGGAGGCCGCGCGCGGCAGGGCCGCCAGCCACGCAGGGCGGGTCAGCTACCGCAGCGCCGTGTCGGGCGTGCTGGCCGCCCTCGAGGCGCAGCCGGCCCCCGCCGGCCTGCTCAACGGCGACGACGTGATGGCCCTCCTCGCCCTGGCGCCGGGCCCGCGCGTGGGCGAGGCCCTCGCCGTCGTGGCCGAGGCGCGCGCCGTTGGCGACGTGCACGACCGCGCGGGCGCGGAGGCGCTGCTCGTTCGCTACGCCGCCGCGCAGGGGTGGACCGTCGAGCGGGGCGCCGCGACGCGCCCCTAG
- a CDS encoding 6,7-dimethyl-8-ribityllumazine synthase has product MIVREGTLAGSGLRFGVVVSRFNELVTSRLLDGALDALRRMGVTEQGTTVVWVPGAVEIPLPAAKLAASGEFDAIITLGAVVRGETSHYDHVCSMVASGVARAGEASGVPVVFGVVTTDSLEQALDRAGGKAGNKGAEAAATAVEMANLMKQLAARPARAGRQVSKA; this is encoded by the coding sequence ATGATCGTTCGCGAGGGGACGTTGGCGGGTAGCGGCCTGCGCTTCGGCGTCGTCGTGAGCCGCTTCAACGAGCTCGTCACGAGCCGCCTGCTCGACGGCGCGCTCGACGCCCTGCGGCGCATGGGCGTGACCGAGCAGGGCACGACCGTGGTGTGGGTGCCCGGCGCGGTCGAGATCCCGCTGCCGGCCGCCAAGCTCGCCGCCTCCGGCGAGTTCGACGCCATCATCACGCTGGGCGCCGTCGTGCGCGGCGAGACGAGTCACTACGATCACGTGTGCAGCATGGTCGCTAGCGGGGTGGCGCGAGCGGGCGAGGCGAGCGGCGTGCCGGTCGTGTTCGGCGTTGTCACCACCGACAGCCTCGAGCAGGCCCTCGACCGGGCGGGCGGCAAGGCCGGCAACAAGGGGGCGGAGGCGGCCGCCACCGCCGTGGAGATGGCGAACCTCATGAAGCAGTTGGCGGCGCGGCCGGCGCGCGCCGGCCGCCAGGTCAGCAAGGCCTGA
- the galE gene encoding UDP-glucose 4-epimerase GalE, translating into MNVLVTGGAGYIGSVTVAALVGAGHDVVVLDDLSTGHRAAVPDGVPFVHASVADADMVDFALRHHGVTAVVHFAAASLVGESMAQPTKYFLANTAGTFALLDVAVKRGVERFVLSSTAAVYGTPHSVPIAEVAELRPESVYGESKLMIERALGWLARTTGLASTALRYFNAAGATAELGEDHRPETHLVPLVLQVAAGRRDAIQVFGTDYPTPDGTAIRDYVHVSDLAAAHVLALEALERGGAHAYNLGSGAGWSVREVIEACRRVTGAAIREVEVGRRAGDPPVLVADSSKARAELGWEPRHEDLGAIVGSAWQWHRANPGGYEGR; encoded by the coding sequence ATGAACGTACTCGTCACCGGCGGCGCCGGCTACATCGGTTCGGTCACGGTGGCGGCCCTGGTGGGCGCCGGCCACGACGTCGTGGTGCTCGACGACCTCTCGACGGGACACCGCGCGGCGGTGCCCGACGGCGTGCCGTTCGTCCACGCCTCCGTGGCCGACGCCGACATGGTCGACTTCGCCCTGCGTCACCACGGCGTGACCGCGGTGGTCCACTTCGCCGCGGCCTCCCTGGTCGGCGAGAGCATGGCGCAACCCACCAAGTACTTCCTCGCCAACACGGCCGGCACGTTCGCCCTGCTCGACGTGGCCGTCAAGCGCGGGGTGGAGCGCTTCGTGCTGTCGTCGACGGCGGCGGTCTACGGCACGCCCCACTCGGTGCCGATCGCCGAGGTGGCCGAGCTGCGGCCCGAGAGCGTCTACGGCGAGTCGAAGCTGATGATCGAGCGGGCCCTCGGCTGGCTGGCGCGGACCACCGGCCTCGCCTCCACCGCGTTGCGCTACTTCAACGCGGCGGGCGCCACGGCCGAGCTGGGCGAGGACCACCGCCCCGAGACGCACCTGGTGCCGCTCGTCCTGCAGGTCGCTGCCGGCAGGCGCGACGCCATCCAGGTGTTCGGCACCGACTACCCCACGCCCGACGGCACCGCCATCCGCGACTACGTGCACGTGAGCGACCTGGCGGCCGCTCACGTCCTGGCGCTGGAGGCGCTCGAGCGGGGCGGCGCCCACGCCTACAACCTGGGTAGCGGCGCAGGCTGGTCGGTGCGCGAGGTGATCGAGGCGTGCCGGCGGGTCACGGGAGCCGCCATCCGCGAGGTCGAGGTCGGCAGGCGCGCCGGCGACCCGCCCGTCCTGGTGGCCGACAGCAGCAAGGCCCGAGCCGAGCTCGGCTGGGAACCCCGCCACGAGGACCTCGGCGCAATCGTGGGCAGCGCCTGGCAGTGGCACCGCGCCAACCCGGGGGGCTACGAGGGGCGCTGA
- a CDS encoding branched-chain amino acid transaminase, which yields MSTQSGAARPTTLLNDAGLIWLDGELVPEERAQVSVLTHALHYGTSVFEGLRAYETPRGAAVFRLPEHSRRLLESAKIMGMRLDLTPEAVSAAVLETLRANGRKHAYVRPLVWYGSEGLGVNPERNSLHFMVATLPWGSYLGEDVIRKGARLMTSSWRRSAGDILPTKAKAGGNYVNSVIANLEARANGFDEALLLDKQGFVAEGSGENVFLVNGGVLQPIAHSVNLRGITRDSIIRIARSLGMTVEPVMATRDELYTADEVFLVGTAAEVTPVASLDRRLVGAGAAGPVSMRLRERYLQVVHGEVPEFDSWLTYVDG from the coding sequence ATGAGCACTCAGAGCGGGGCGGCACGCCCCACGACGCTACTCAACGACGCGGGCCTCATCTGGCTCGACGGGGAGCTGGTGCCCGAGGAGCGGGCGCAGGTGAGCGTGCTCACGCACGCCCTCCACTACGGCACGAGCGTCTTCGAGGGCCTCAGGGCCTACGAGACGCCGCGCGGCGCGGCCGTCTTCCGCCTCCCGGAGCACTCGCGCCGCCTGCTCGAGTCGGCGAAGATCATGGGCATGCGGCTCGACCTGACGCCCGAGGCGGTGTCGGCGGCGGTGCTCGAGACGCTGCGCGCCAACGGGCGCAAGCACGCCTACGTGCGGCCGCTCGTCTGGTACGGCTCGGAGGGGCTCGGGGTGAACCCGGAGCGCAACAGCCTCCACTTCATGGTGGCGACGCTGCCGTGGGGCAGCTACCTGGGCGAGGACGTGATCCGCAAGGGTGCGCGGCTGATGACGAGCTCGTGGCGACGCTCCGCCGGCGACATCCTGCCCACCAAGGCGAAGGCCGGCGGCAACTACGTGAACTCCGTGATCGCCAACTTAGAGGCGCGGGCGAACGGCTTCGACGAGGCGCTGCTCCTCGACAAGCAGGGGTTCGTGGCGGAAGGTTCGGGCGAGAACGTCTTCCTGGTCAACGGCGGCGTGCTGCAGCCGATCGCGCACTCGGTGAACCTGCGCGGCATCACCCGCGACTCCATCATCCGGATAGCCCGGTCGCTGGGCATGACGGTCGAGCCGGTCATGGCCACCCGCGACGAGCTGTACACGGCCGACGAGGTGTTCCTGGTCGGCACGGCGGCGGAGGTGACGCCCGTCGCCAGCCTCGACCGACGCCTCGTCGGCGCGGGGGCGGCGGGCCCCGTGTCCATGCGGTTGCGGGAGCGCTACCTCCAGGTCGTACACGGCGAGGTGCCCGAGTTCGATAGTTGGTTGACGTACGTCGACGGCTGA
- a CDS encoding EamA family transporter — MTPLALALVGGSAVLHATWNLLAKRARGGAEFVWLFATLTTVVYAPAVLAYVLVTRPVFTWQHAGLALGSAVLHVAYFVSLQRGYRLADLSLVYPTARGSGPALATLLAVVLLGERPGPQALAGTALVVLSVFVLAGGRGGAGARAGLRYGLITGLFIGSYTVFDGFAVGHVGAAPLLFTYAGEVGRSLLLLPLVARRRPQLRAAWRDSRREALGIALLSPLAYVMVLVAMTFTPVSLVAPTREVSILLGTLLGARLLAEGDVRRRMLGAAGMVLGVTLLALT, encoded by the coding sequence GTGACGCCCCTCGCGCTGGCCCTCGTTGGCGGCTCGGCCGTCCTGCACGCGACCTGGAACCTGCTGGCCAAGCGGGCGCGGGGCGGGGCCGAGTTCGTGTGGCTCTTCGCGACGCTCACGACGGTGGTCTACGCGCCGGCGGTGCTGGCCTACGTGCTCGTGACGCGCCCGGTCTTCACGTGGCAGCACGCGGGCCTGGCGCTCGGCTCGGCCGTGCTGCACGTGGCGTACTTCGTCAGCCTGCAGCGCGGCTACCGCCTGGCTGACCTCTCGCTCGTCTACCCCACGGCGCGCGGCAGCGGTCCCGCCCTCGCCACGCTCCTGGCGGTGGTCCTGCTGGGGGAGCGTCCCGGCCCGCAGGCGCTGGCGGGCACGGCGCTGGTAGTGCTCAGCGTGTTCGTGCTGGCGGGCGGCAGGGGCGGGGCGGGCGCGCGGGCCGGCCTGCGCTACGGCCTCATCACCGGCCTGTTCATCGGCAGTTACACCGTCTTCGACGGCTTCGCCGTGGGCCATGTCGGCGCCGCGCCGCTCCTGTTCACCTACGCGGGCGAGGTCGGTCGCAGCCTGCTGCTGCTGCCACTGGTGGCGCGGCGCCGCCCGCAGCTCCGCGCCGCGTGGCGCGACAGCCGGCGCGAGGCGCTCGGCATCGCCCTGCTGAGCCCGCTCGCCTACGTGATGGTGCTCGTTGCCATGACGTTCACGCCCGTGAGCCTGGTGGCGCCGACGCGGGAGGTGAGCATCCTGCTCGGGACGCTCCTCGGCGCCCGCCTGCTGGCCGAGGGCGACGTCAGGCGCCGCATGCTTGGCGCCGCCGGCATGGTCCTGGGCGTGACGCTGCTGGCGCTGACCTGA
- a CDS encoding G8 domain-containing protein: MAAPTHLRFTRFLPGLLAGLILLAACGTAPTPGTACAGTTCCERAGAMAEYPPTGRRFDRALLAAPDPSPAPPTPTRAWSDATGWPGGTLPQEGDAVVIGTGEVVLLDVSPPRLDSLEVAGALVFDRRDLELRADAILLCGGLYIGSQDEPFRQRAVITLSGGRPAAPNDGHLGANHLALLGGTLELYGAPEGTAWTRLAETAAAGATSVVVDDAAGWRVGDRLAIASTDFYADTGPSGARRDAQVEERTVTAVTGARLTLDRPLDFLHFGVAQTFGNPGGATLESRAEVVRLSRNVTVQGPASAADPGSPDYQFGGQIMAMGASRVRLDSVELARMGQAGLLLRYPVHWHMMGDAGAGSFVRNSTLHDLYNRCITIHGTAGVLLDGNAAYGTQGHCYFLEDGSETGNLLRGNLALQVRRPSEANAILPTDRSHMGPAAFWVTNPANYLVGNVAASSEGSGFWYALPEHPTGPSYDRLAGATTWPRRTPLGAFDGNLAHSNRQDGLHVDRGPAKVTLAAETTSYTPRVDPADRSSAPVTAYFDSFVAYKHRSAGAWFRGDNTVLRGALLVDNAIGVTFASSSSGLTGSVVVGESANLGSPRSWEPTGLDGRALPRYWDEQFAVRGFEFYDGPVYVTDTYFERFEPNALREAAAISVLDYTSWSMSPLSYASGLEFAPATNRVRLETRAMEAYAPRVEDSGEDGYRSAVSRDEDGSVTGTAGSYVTVVNPLLAAPTCQYRADWNANVCDGHYVSLTLRDDGEPAQGFAPLSLRRAGDSATHPLYGSPNGGPSVPNVHYRSIVRAGHEYVYEHARGTPSDFSIDLRELLPGDRLVVSLPYAGVDLPFIYRDYWIDDRGRVPAAPTLAILRGGTDAAYYLDAAAGRLYLLLAQQSDRDWARLTVCQSRLC, encoded by the coding sequence GTGGCAGCTCCAACGCACCTCCGCTTCACTCGCTTCCTCCCGGGCCTGCTCGCGGGGCTGATCCTCCTGGCCGCCTGCGGCACGGCGCCCACACCGGGCACGGCCTGCGCGGGCACGACCTGCTGCGAGCGCGCCGGCGCCATGGCGGAGTACCCGCCCACCGGTCGGCGCTTCGACCGGGCGCTGCTGGCCGCCCCCGACCCCTCCCCCGCCCCGCCCACCCCGACGCGGGCGTGGTCGGACGCGACCGGGTGGCCGGGCGGCACGCTGCCGCAGGAGGGCGACGCCGTGGTGATCGGGACCGGCGAGGTGGTCCTGCTGGACGTGTCGCCGCCCCGCCTCGACTCGCTCGAGGTGGCCGGCGCGCTCGTGTTCGACCGCCGCGACCTCGAGTTGAGGGCGGACGCCATCCTCCTCTGCGGCGGCTTGTACATCGGGTCACAAGACGAGCCGTTCCGGCAGCGCGCCGTGATCACCCTCTCGGGCGGCAGGCCCGCCGCGCCGAACGACGGACACCTCGGCGCCAACCACCTCGCCCTCCTCGGCGGCACGCTGGAACTCTACGGCGCGCCGGAAGGGACGGCTTGGACGCGCCTGGCAGAGACGGCCGCCGCGGGCGCGACCAGCGTCGTGGTGGACGACGCCGCGGGCTGGCGGGTGGGCGACAGGCTCGCCATCGCCTCCACCGACTTCTACGCCGACACCGGACCGAGCGGGGCACGCCGCGACGCTCAGGTCGAGGAGCGCACCGTCACCGCCGTTACCGGGGCCCGCCTCACGCTCGACCGGCCACTCGACTTCCTCCACTTCGGGGTGGCGCAGACGTTCGGCAACCCCGGCGGCGCGACCCTCGAGTCGCGGGCCGAGGTCGTGAGGCTGAGCCGGAACGTGACCGTGCAGGGCCCCGCGTCCGCGGCGGACCCCGGCAGCCCCGACTACCAGTTCGGTGGCCAGATCATGGCCATGGGAGCGAGCCGCGTGAGGCTCGACTCCGTCGAGCTTGCCCGGATGGGCCAGGCGGGGCTCCTCCTCCGCTACCCGGTGCACTGGCACATGATGGGCGACGCCGGCGCCGGCAGCTTCGTGCGCAACTCCACGCTCCACGACCTCTACAACCGCTGCATCACGATCCACGGCACGGCCGGGGTGCTGCTCGACGGCAACGCCGCCTACGGCACGCAGGGCCATTGCTACTTCCTCGAGGACGGCTCGGAGACCGGCAACCTGCTGCGCGGGAACCTCGCGCTGCAGGTGCGCAGGCCGAGCGAGGCGAACGCCATCCTCCCCACCGACCGCAGCCACATGGGCCCCGCCGCGTTCTGGGTGACGAACCCCGCCAACTACCTGGTGGGCAACGTCGCGGCGTCGTCGGAGGGCTCCGGCTTCTGGTACGCGCTCCCGGAGCACCCGACCGGGCCCTCGTACGACAGGCTGGCGGGCGCGACCACGTGGCCACGCCGCACCCCGCTCGGCGCCTTCGACGGCAACCTGGCGCACTCCAACCGCCAGGACGGCCTGCACGTCGACCGCGGCCCGGCCAAGGTCACGTTGGCGGCGGAGACGACCTCCTACACGCCGCGCGTCGACCCGGCCGACAGGTCGTCCGCGCCGGTCACGGCCTACTTCGACTCCTTCGTGGCCTACAAGCACCGTTCGGCGGGCGCCTGGTTCCGTGGCGACAACACCGTGCTGAGGGGCGCGCTCCTCGTCGACAACGCCATCGGCGTGACCTTCGCCTCGAGCAGTTCCGGCCTCACCGGCTCGGTGGTGGTGGGCGAGAGCGCCAACCTCGGCTCGCCGCGCTCCTGGGAACCCACCGGGCTGGACGGGCGCGCCCTGCCGCGCTACTGGGACGAGCAGTTCGCCGTGCGCGGCTTCGAGTTCTACGACGGCCCGGTCTACGTGACCGACACCTACTTCGAGCGCTTCGAGCCGAACGCGTTGCGCGAGGCCGCCGCCATCAGCGTCCTCGACTACACCTCCTGGTCGATGAGCCCCCTCTCCTACGCCTCGGGGCTCGAGTTCGCGCCCGCCACCAACCGCGTCCGGCTCGAGACGCGCGCCATGGAGGCCTACGCCCCGAGAGTCGAGGATTCGGGCGAGGACGGCTACCGCAGCGCCGTGTCCCGCGACGAGGACGGCAGCGTGACCGGCACGGCGGGTAGCTACGTGACGGTCGTCAACCCGCTCCTGGCCGCGCCCACCTGCCAGTACCGCGCGGATTGGAACGCCAACGTCTGCGACGGCCACTACGTGAGCCTCACGCTCCGCGACGACGGCGAACCGGCCCAGGGGTTCGCCCCCCTCTCCTTGCGCCGCGCGGGCGACAGCGCCACGCACCCCCTCTACGGTTCGCCGAACGGCGGCCCCAGCGTGCCCAACGTCCACTACCGCAGCATCGTGCGCGCGGGCCACGAGTACGTGTACGAGCACGCGCGCGGCACGCCCAGCGACTTCAGCATCGACCTTCGCGAGTTGCTCCCGGGCGACCGGCTCGTGGTCAGCCTCCCCTACGCCGGGGTCGACCTGCCGTTCATCTACCGCGATTACTGGATCGACGACCGTGGCCGCGTGCCGGCCGCCCCCACCCTGGCCATCCTGCGTGGCGGCACGGACGCCGCCTACTACCTGGACGCCGCGGCGGGCCGGCTCTACCTGCTGTTGGCGCAGCAGTCGGACCGCGACTGGGCGCGCCTCACCGTCTGCCAGTCGCGCCTCTGTTGA